GTGGCTTTTCCTGGGAATGAGAACTTTCCACAAATCCCATTGTGACCCTCCTGGCAATATCACAGTCCCCACATCTGGCAAATACTTTCTGAGAACATCACCCCCATGCCCTGACTCCAGGGCTAGCCCCTCCTGTCTCTGATGTTAGAGacgtccagaaaaaaaaatacccttggcttctcccagccacactgcctcCGAGCAACATGTCCCTGCTCCAGGAAGCTTCTCTTTTATCATTTCCCAATCTCTCCATTTTCTGGTATCTTAATCAGACAGCGATGAATAATAACTCCCAGCTACCCACTTCTGCCAAGGCTTGACattacacacacaccacatgttATAAATTGCAAATGAAGTTTATTGTGCAGACACCAAGACCACAGCACTTTAGATGCAGAGCCAGCAAGGTGGGCTATGTACACAGAAACAGGTTTCCCTGGGGGCAGGGCCACGAGAAAGGCGCAGGCTTTGAGATGAGGCCCCCAACAGAGTAGTCGTCAGGAGAAGGACCAGCAAATGGGCAATGCAAGGAGGGGCCAGGAAAGGGGGCATGGCTGGAAGTACAAGCCCAGGCAATGCAGAGTCTTCCCTAGGGCACAGAGGGTGTCACTGGCTCCAACTAATGGGTTTGGAGAGAAGATATTTCAAACATGGTGTGTGGGCATCCCTTTCCTCCAAAGCGCCATCAGAGGTGGATGACAAGGTTTCACCTGCTGTCCACTGGATGTGCAGAGACAGGCTTCTACGTTCTAAAGCGCAAGAGTCAAGAGGGGACCTCCAACCTTATCTAAAAGAGAAGGTCACACTGGAACCATAAGCTtcacctgagccagaaccacccttTTCAGAGCTGGAACCGCCTCTAGAGCCACCTCCAGAGCCATATGCCCCTCCAGAGCCTCCCCCAGAGCCAGAGCCTCCTCTGGAACCCCCTCCAGAGCTGTATCCTCCTCCAGAGACGGAACCCCCTCTGGAACCGCCTCCAGAGCTGTATACTCCTCCAGAGCTAGAATCTCCTCTGGAACCGCCTCCAGAGCTGTATCCTCCTCCAGAGACGGAACCCCCTCTGGAGCCGCCGCCGGAGCCGTAGCCCCCTCCACCGCCCCCTCTGGAGCTTGAGCCCCTGCCTCCAGAGCTGTAACTGCCACTTCTGGAGCTGTAGCCTCCTCCAGAACCGGATCCTCTACCTCCAGACCCATAGCCTCCAAAGCCGCCCTTGGATGACGCGCTCGAAGATATGGTGCTGCTGGTCACAGCTGCGGAGAGAGATGGTGTCCCCATGGCAATTCCGACCACCTCGGCCTGCGTCCTCCCGACACACCCCCCATGGGACAGGAGCCCCCCACTACTTACACACAGTCACGTTGCTACTGAGGTCTCCGGACATCCTGTcaggaacagaaaaaagagcTCATGGCAGGGCCCTTGGGGTCTGTGTGCAGCGTTCCATAGCTTCCGCCTGCAAGCATGCACCTCGACCACCAGCCACCGGGGCCTTCCAGAGCCCGCTCTCTTCCGTGCTGCCAGATCGCACAGGTGGGCAGGCCCCACGTCTGTCCACACGGCGTAGCAGCCCGAGGCATCTCGACAAGCAAATTCACTTCTGATTTGCAACACAGTTTTGAATTGAAACCCATCGGTCTGATAGTCCGATCCCAAGCCCTGCTAGAAATTTTGAAACGAGGCTGCACTGTGAACATGCAACTCAGAAAGAACTACAACTCTGTACAGCCTCCCTAGTCTACCCTCCTGCCCCTGCCGCCTTGGCTGCATCCGAAATCTTTCCCGCTTCTTCCTGCAGGCGGGGCATAGGAGGCCTGGCCTCGAAGACAGGCGCAGAGCAACAGCCGAAGCAAAGCGGCTCCTCCTTGTCATGCTGGCTTGCTGGTGGCCTGGGGTGGCTTCCCCCTTCCGGTTGCTTCAGCCAGATGAAATCACTGGGGATGCCGCTAACATGGACAAAGGGTTCAGAGAGGGTCTTCAAACAGAGGAGGGAAAGATGCCCCTTGGGAGGTGAGCAAATGATTCAGTTTGTCACGCCAGAAATCTGCACAGAACCGGGTCTGGCACCTGCTGCCGGGGAATAGCCAGCCAGTCAGCACCTTCCAACATGGTCCCCCTGCTCCGGGTCacaaggtggagggagaaggcgCCGTGCACCCTGCTTACCCATAGGCCAATGTTTCAGGCTGTCTAGGACTAACCTGTTTtcaccacattttattttctctttcggAAAAGACCAAGATTAACTTGCTGAATTTAATCTGCTTTGATAGTCATTCCGTATTGATAAATCTACAACTCTACACTAATGCTTTGGGACGAGAATGGCTGCTTGAGGAACCTCGCGATGTCAGCTCTCGGCTGTCAGAaggccctgctccccaccccccgccccagctttCCCTGCCTTGGCCTCCAGCCCTGGTTCTAGGAGAGAGGGGCTTCTGCCTCCCCAGGACCCCCCACCTGCACTCCTCGCCCTCCAGCAGCTTGCGATAGGTGGCGATCTCCACGTCCAGGGCCAGCTTGACGTTCAGGAGCTCCTGGTAGTCGCGCAGCAGCCGGGTCAGGTCCTCCCGGGCCTGCTGCAGGGCATCCTCCAGGTCCGAGAGCTTGCTCTGGGCATCTTTGAGGGCGTGCTCTCCCTTCTGCTCAGCATCCGCAATGGCTTCTTGCACACTCTTACactgggagagaaggaggaaaggttTCTGTTGGTCTGGAGAGTAGAGTCTGCCTGGCAGGGGGGCTTGGGGGGAAAATGTGTTTAGGGTGTGGGAAGCCAGACTCACTGGCCCTGGTCATCCCTGGGGCATTGTCTTCCAGTCACCTGTGACTGGACCCTTATGCTTTCCCCGTGATGACCCTTGTCCTCACAACACAGGGCATTATCCCAGTTTACAGCTGCAGATGAAACATGGACTGCTTCACAGAACTTCTGCTGCCTTGGGAGTCGACTCTTTGCCCCACACGATCTCTTCCAAGCTCACGCCCATCCGCTGGCCAGCTCCCTGCCACACCtgctgcccccaccaccaccgcTGGTGCTTAGGGCCCATGCCAAGCGTGGGAGGGGACCCTCTGCCTCCAACCCCCCGCAACCAAATGACCTTGTGCTTTATCTGTCAGCACTCCCTTTCATTTGTGGAAGCTTTCCGAAAGGTAACACAGTCCTTCCCTGCACGAATCCTCACTTTGGAACGTCTCTTAGGCCACCATAAAAATTGTTACAAGCCTTAATTGATGATACGCTCGAGATGTTTGAGATCAACATATGCTAGACGAGAATTTCtcagtttctcctctttctcacacacacacacatacacacacgctcacacattcccgccccccccacacaccgaCACATGACTTCCCACCCGCCCAAGCCCCACTCGACCCGACCCCTGGAGCCGCACAGCCCTCAGGGCTGTGCCCACCTGCTTCTTCACATGGGCGATCTCCCCTTGCAGCCTCTGGATCACGCGGTTCAGCTCGCTGATCTCCATCTTGACCTCCTTCAGGCTGTCTCCGTGTTTCCCCGCGGTCACCTGGAGCTCTTCATACTGTACGGGAAGAGGAGGACAGTGGCAGCTTGGAGAAAGCCTGGCTGGAGCTAAGGAAAGTCTACTACAGGGCGGGTCAACCAAGCCGGCTTCGTGAGAGGTGGGGGGCTATCTCACATCCCCAAAAGGAGTCGGTGCCATTCTTAGTTGAGGGCAGTTGTGGTCCCGTGGACACTCTTGCTTGGGAATGAGGCCCAACTTCCATTAGACAAAGGCACCTGTCATCTCACTGGCCACTTCTGGCCGAGGTGAAACCCAGCTTGTTCAAGCTGTGGCTCTCTCTGCTCTCGCGTCCTTGCCTTGCTGTGGTACAGCGCCTCGGCCTCGTCCTTGCTCTTCCGGGCGATCTCCTCGTACTGGGCGCGGACCTCAGAGATGATGCTGTCCAGGTCCAGGCTGCGGTTGTTGTCCATGGACAGGACGACGTTGGTGTCGGTGATAGTCTGCCGGATCTGGGACAGCTCCTGCAACACAATGGGAGGTCTGGCCATGGCTTCCCTGCCCACAGCCAAAAGCGGTGAggaggcagccccctccccagtgtTAGGGAAACACAGACACTCAGACGAAGCTGGGTGGGATACGATGGCTGGGAGAAAGCGAGATCACCACCCATCTTAGGCCTCTGCTAAGGGGATGCAGAGAATTATGGGAGAGGCATCTATTTCTGATCTCCCTGCTGTCTAGCCTCCACCATTTAGACAGTGTTGATAAGTTTGGTGCCCCCAGAAAGAACCCTGTGGATGACAAATGTTTCGGAAGATATGTGTACACATGGACACGGAGGGGAGGTCTGAAGTACATGAGACATGGGGATGGGAAAAGGACGGCTCTCTTCCTAAGGGCAGCTGGACACTGGAGGAATGGAGTGAAGGGATAGTGTCCCGGGTTTCCCGAGCCTTCACTCCTGTGACATCAGAAGAGATAGTTCCTCTCCTCCAAGACCTGCACCCCAGAAACCCCTAGTAGGCTGGAGTGGTGGCAAAGTGGGAGTCAGCCAGTCCATAAACCCCACTCATCCCCCCTTTTTGCCCATTGAGAAGGACTGCTTTGGTAGGAAGAGTGGGAAGCAAGGGGCTTTCCAGGAGCAGCCTCCTTACCGCATCAAACAGGAATTTAAAGAACTCAATCTCCTGGGTCAGCACGTCCGTCTTGGCCTGTAGCTCCACCTTGGTCATGTAGGTATTGTCCACATCCTGCAGAAAACGTCAGGGGCCTCTGGCGACACTCACGCACGGCTCAAGGTATGGGCCCCAcactttctgtccctctcttccaCCCAGTCCCTGTCAGCTGCTGTCCCACATCCCAGGCACCTCAGGTGAGCCATGTCTCCATGGGGCGTCGTTTGGCGCGGAGTCCACAGTGCACCTCGACTGGGGGCCCCCGCCCTCGTCCACTGCTCACCTTCCCCAAGACCATCAGAGCTCTGGCGGGACGAGCTTTGTCAaccattctctccctcctgcttgagACACTGTGTGTTCCCACTACAGGGCCCAGTGCCTGTTAACAGCCCTCAACTCTCCCATGGCGTCCGTCCATCCCACCTCTCTGGAACTTCTGTGGATTTTACACCAAAGCTTCTGCAGGAACCGGCCTGAGAAGCCACACTTCTGCCTTCTAGCCCAAACTCGTCAGCACGACCAACAGCATCTGTTAGCATCCTAAGGGATGTCCATCCCTTCCTCAGCTCTTTAGAAGAAAACGGAAGTGCTTTCTGTTTGCGTCTTGCACAGCCCGCCGTAAGCTTTAAGGAGGTTATCGGTAGAAATGCTCCAGCAGCTTGAACTGCAGACACGTTTGTTTTCAAGAGAACCAGCGGTGCACATGCCTCATCCTTTCCTCTGGTTGCTGCTGTTTCCACTCAGAGTTGTACTCCAGCCCGTCTGCCTGGATCCAGTGGGCTTCTGAAGCCCCCTCAGTCCCACCCAGCCGTGACATTCTCTTGCTCACCTTTTTAAGGGTCACAAAATCATTCTCGGCGGCTGTGCGCTTGTTGATTTCATCCTCGTACCTGTGGGGATCCGGGGACACAGCTGTTAGATTCGTTCtactttgtttacttttttctttcccctttcctacTGGACTCACCCCCAAATCCTCCACTCTCTAAGAGTATGGAACACTCCTTCACTCTCCAAATGCTAACTATGATGTCCCAAATAAGGATGCTTTTTATAAATTAACTCCCAAACATGTGAAGAAAACACgatctctgaagccctcaatgtCTTCCTCACAAAGAACAGGCACACACAAATCATCACCACAAATGCAATGGGGACATGAGGGGCCTCCTGGGGGAATGATCGGATGGCTACAGTCAATATCCATTCAGTGTTTACTCGGCCACCTACTTCTTCTTAAAATCCTCAACGAGATCCTGCATGTTGTTCAGCTCTGAATCTTGGGATGTCCGTTCTGCAGAGAGCGTATCCACGTACGTCTTCAGTTTGGCAATGTACGCTTGGAAGATGGGCTCCAGGTTAGTGGTGCGGGTGCCCACGTCCAGCTGCTGCAGCAGCTCCCACTTGGTCTGCAGCACCTGGTTCTGCTGCTCCAGGAACCGCACCTGCGGGGACCAGAGGAAGAGCACGGGAGCTCTGGATTGCCCTTCCCACCGGCGAGCCTCACTTGCCAGAGGCAGCTCTGATCCTGCTTCGGGACATAAAGAAGTCTACGCGGCTTTGTGCTCACAAGCCGGATGCCGGATCCAGCCCAAGCTCCCTGCCTCCACACTTGGAAAGTTCTACAGACTCCTAATGTGACATCTGGCACTTTCCATGCAGAGAACTCTTTCTCCTACTTCACCGCCCACTATCTTGTTTGCAGCTGCTCCCGAGACTCCAGGCCATTTCCCTCTCCCATCCTAGTTGAATTCCCAGCAAAAGTCCTATAAAGTCTTGGGCAAACCAAAAACAGGCGTCCACTGGCACTGCCCCTAAAGGTGCTGAGTGTGCGAGCACTGCAGGGCAGGGCTCCTCGGTCTGATTTTTAAGAGCCTCATAAATTTCTTGGGCAAGTTCATCTGCCTTGAAGTAGGACTAAACCCTGTAACGCTCGAAAGTGACCCCAATAAAGAATTTATAGGTCACAAAACTGAGCATGCTTCTCTTGAAGGCGGGAATTTCACTCAACCCCAAGCAGGTTCAGCTTTCCAGAACTTAAGAGAGTAATGACTTCCAGGGAAGGAAAGACTATCTCAGAAGATGTCTTTCCAACTTCTTCCTTCTGACACCTGCTGCCTCTTGGCCTGAACTCCTCAGTCCATTACCTGTCTATTTCAGTTTTTCCCACGATTTTCCGAATTTTCCATAAATCTTACTTATTTAGGCTGAAACAGTGAAGCCCAAGGCATACTTAATTTCTAGCTGCAGACTGTTTCAGAAGACGCAGCCCATGAAGCCAGCATCTTTGCCATTTGGGAAATAAGCCAGGCTAGTTTGACCACACCAAGGCCTCCTAAAAGAAGTGACTCTGAGCTGCTTCCTCTCCGGTGCGTAGTGGAAGCGGGGCATCCTGAGCATCGGACGGAGCCAGCTTCTCGTGACTCACCTTGTCGATGAAAGAAGCAAATTTGTTGTTGAGTGTCTTGATCTGCTCCCGCTCCTGAGCCTTCACGTTCTGGATCTCTGGGTCCACTTTCACGTTGAGAGGCTGCAGGAGGCTCTGGTTGATGGAGACCTCGTGGATGCCTCCGCCGGGGAATTCTTCAGGCCCAATGCCgccaaaacccccaaaacctcCAAAACCTCCAAAGCCACCGCCACCTCCAAAGCGGCCTCCGCCAAAGCCACCGCGTCCAAAGCCACCTCCACCGAAGCCACTGCCTCCAAAGCCACCTCCACCGAAGCCACTGCCGCCTCCAAAGCCACCGCCTCTGCCACCAAATCCAGCACCGGCGCCAAAGCTTCCACCTCCTCCGGCCACACTAATAGAGATGCTCTTGGTGCCTCCGAGGCCGACAAGACTCCGACTGCCAAAGCCGCCACCGCCGTAGCCCCCTCCGCCACCACCATGGCGGCTCAAGCAGGAGAAGCTAGAGGCCGATCTCCGGCTCCCACCGGAGACCACGGCCGAGCCGCTGCTGAAGCCCCGgaaccctcctcctcctcctcttcgaGATCTGCACGAGATCTGACAACTCATGACGCCTCTGCCCAGTGAGGAAAACTGAGGTTTCTGAGACGAGTTAAGGCTGGAGACTACGCTCTGCTGTCGGGAGACTGTCAGGGTCCCCCCCTTTTATACCTGCCAATGAGGTGTCAGTGTGCATGGGTGTGGACACACTTGTGCATGGGTTTGGTCTCCCTGGAAGCTACGCCTGGTTAGTGATTATCAAGCTAATAGCCATTAAAAATCTACTAATCAGCTCCATCCCAAAACTTGCTTTGACTGCAAACTCCTCCTGTTTATCTGGGCATCTGTCATGCAATTCGATTTTTGTGAAATCATCAAAAGAGGAGATCAGGACGTGGGTTtctcaatcagaaaaaaaaaaaaaaaaaaagaccttctgCAGAATGTTGTTCCCTGCTCTGGACCAACCCAAAGGAGGGCAGCTACCACCGGGCCTGTGCCGGCTTGCCACCCGGTGAGGCTGATGAAAGAGGTGACAGGCTTATTAACTATGGGGCCCCTCAGTGGCAGCTTTAGAgttcttgcttctccctctgctccagggaGAGTGTCCACAAGTAATTTTGTGGAGTACAAAGTAACAGGGGCAGGTATGCATGCCCTTACAGAAAGAAGTTGGCCTAGGATGCTTCAAAAaaattggcatttttcaaaatatcttgACTCCTTCCCATACATACCACACCAGGAGAGCACAAGAGTCAGTCACTGAGAGGAggagaattttctttcttgtaactAGAAGTCCTCATATTTATCAACTCTGTTCACTTACCCACATGAAAACCCAAAGGATGAGGGACTTAGAGAAAAACCTCTCTATTCCTGGGTCTGTCCGACTCTGAGCACCCAGCAAGAGGCTGTCATCAAAGGCTTTCCATGACTCCAAGGTCTGAGTGTCTATTGATGTAACCAGTCAGTAATCATGTATTATCGGGTGTTTCTGCTAGGCAGCCGGGAAGTCCGACTTCTCAAGATCACCAGGGACGGATGAATACCAGAAAACCCATCGAGTCACCAAAAGCAGAGAGCATCCACCCCTAAACTCAATCGCAGTCCTTCCTTTGCCTGTGTGGCCAGGCATGTGAGGACTGGAATGGAATTTAAGGTCAAATGGTCTAGGTGTGAGCCCCAATTTGCGATTTCCAGGCTCTGTGACTTTGAATTCAACGTTGAGGCTCTGTACTCTTagctataaaatgggaaattCACACAAAGTGTTTTGAAAACCATGACACGATACAAATGTTAGGTATCACTACTATTTTGGGTGAAGCAAAGCtatctccttctcttttctggtGCTAAGGTCGTGCATTCCACGTAGCCCATGCGTTGCAGAACCAGGATTTCTCAGGGCCCAGGACAGAGTGAgcagaaaataacataaaaatcatACATTTGAGTTTAAGTCTCAGTTTCATCGTATTTTAGTTAAATGACCCTGGATCATTCAAAATGCTCTTTGAGCCTAAATTTCCTCACTTCCAAAAGCAAATAAGAAGAatatggctattgtaaaaaatagAACAGAGCACGTGGCATGTGCTAAACACAGTTCCTAGTTAGTAGCAGAAACTCAGAAAGTGTCATGTTCCTTCTTACATTCCCTCCCCCGCAATCCCCAATCCTGTGATTGGAGCAGGGATAAGGGTGGAGAACAGGGAGCTACCCGCTCGTGCTACTTGGTTTGCAGTAAGAAAATGCTGAAGGAAGCAAACCCATGTGtctccttgatttttttcccccaatctggCTTATATAATCATAATCAGGCAAATAAATCCTAAGGCTGAAAGCTTTGGAGAGAACCTCAATTCAAAATCAATTGCGTCCTTATCTGTGGATATCTGAGCACCGCCCTAATTGTCCATTACTCCAGCATGACTATGCCCAGGCCACGCCAGCCACAGGCGTCTCAGTCCCTctgtgaaggaaaggaagggacatTTATGGAGCATCTGCTATGCCCCAGGCTTGTGCCGGGCACACAGTCTGCCTACGTTACTGCTCTATGATTCTGCTTTCACTCCAAGTCTCCCTTCCCATTGTCTCCACTGGGCGTCTGCCCTTTCTAGACCCATTTGCcagtttttaaaagtcaagttCAAGAAGGAGAGTCCTCTTCTCTTGAAATGTGGAGGGTAGAATTAATGCAACTTTGGTATCATACACCATTTCACTTCCATACTCTTAACCTTACCTTTTACGTAACCTCCAGGTGCTTAAATAtcagataacattttatttccatatttttaagcTTTACCTTTTATATCACCTCGGTGTGCTCGTCCAGATAACATGTCCCGCATTCGCTAAGGGAGCGCGGTGGGAGTGGAGACTCAGGTCTGCCTGTGATTTGGCGGCTgacttcccctgtgatcctcagtgcctttacctataaaatgggaacatttgCCCCGGATCCCCCACTACCCCACAAGGATATCGATCTGTTGGTGTAATGGGTTTTAGGCTTTACTGCCTCTGATAACAGAAGAGGGATCATCCTGTAGGACGAAATCTTTCTTTCAACAAGCTGCTGGCAAGCGCAGACCCCTAAACACTTTCCTCCTAAGCGTCAAAAGCCTCTAACGTGGCCAGTGGAGCAGAAAAGCAAGCCCCCGCTGTGAAGGGAACTGTTCAGCCCCTGAGAAATACACATGGACGCAGAGGGCAGACTCTCCTGGTAGGACTGGATCCCCCCTGCCCACAATCCCTTGTACCTCTCTCACAGCCCGTCACGTCCTCCTTGTGCTGCAAGGAGCCACGTCCCCGGATGTGAGCTTGGGTCGCATTCATCTTTACCCCAAACCTCCAACCCCTCAGCACAGAGCAGTCACTCAGAGAATAAGCCTAAGGATCCAAAAATCATGCTTAGGGTTTGGGGTTGGGAATTGGCAGCCTTCCCTGACACGGGAATGTGATGTGAGCAGCGTTTGAGTCTTTACAGCCTGCCCTGCACCTGTTCCCCAAAGATCCCACCTGGACCTTGTCTCCGGCTTCTGACTCACCCTTATCAAGGAGGGGCTCCCCTCCACCTGCCAGCAACGTGAGTCCCTCCTTCCAAGGACTCAAAGCATCGCTGAACCAAGCTGCTGAAACCAAGTGCTtggatttcaaaaacaaaacaaaccgcAAACCCTCCTCTTCCAGCCCCAGCAGCTGAGTTCAGGGTGCTCTAGGGGCTAACAGTCAACAGAGCCCAATAACATCAACAGCTCAGAAAGCACACAGGCTGGAAACCAGCCACCCACAGGCCAGCCTGCCGCAGAGACCCGTAAAGGCAGCAGATGTCCTGTCCTGGTCCCTGCACTGGCTGCTAAACAGGGTACTCTCCGTCAAAGTGTCCGGATCCTGCTCCAAAGCCTGGCGGCTCCGGGGCCAAGGGAAGGGGGGACAGGAGGctcccaggctcccaggagaaGCCACTTGCTCAATATCTCCCCTGGGACACTGGATTGTCAATGATTATCTTAACCCCGCTCACTCAGTCACTCGTCCCAGGGTCATTCTTTGCAGCCCCAGACCTCTCCTTTCTTGTTCTGtccttttttggcttttttatttgactcctttttctttttagagccACG
The window above is part of the Ursus arctos isolate Adak ecotype North America unplaced genomic scaffold, UrsArc2.0 scaffold_26, whole genome shotgun sequence genome. Proteins encoded here:
- the KRT2 gene encoding keratin, type II cytoskeletal 2 epidermal isoform X2, whose amino-acid sequence is MSCQISCRSRRGGGGGFRGFSSGSAVVSGGSRRSASSFSCLSRHGGGGGGYGGGGFGSRSLVGLGGTKSISISVAGGGGSFGAGAGFGGRGGGFGGGSGFGGGGFGGSGFGGGGFGRGGFGGGRFGGGGGFGGFGGFGGFGGIGPEEFPGGGIHEVSINQSLLQPLNVKVDPEIQNVKAQEREQIKTLNNKFASFIDKVRFLEQQNQVLQTKWELLQQLDVGTRTTNLEPIFQAYIAKLKTYVDTLSAERTSQDSELNNMQDLVEDFKKKYEDEINKRTAAENDFVTLKKDVDNTYMTKVELQAKTDVLTQEIEFFKFLFDAELSQIRQTITDTNVVLSMDNNRSLDLDSIISEVRAQYEEIARKSKDEAEALYHSKYEELQVTAGKHGDSLKEVKMEISELNRVIQRLQGEIAHVKKQCKSVQEAIADAEQKGEHALKDAQSKLSDLEDALQQAREDLTRLLRDYQELLNVKLALDVEIATYRKLLEGEECRMSGDLSSNVTVSVTSSTISSSASSKGGFGGYGSGGRGSGSGGGYSSRSGSYSSGGRGSSSRGGGGGGYGSGGGSRGGYSSGGGSRGGSGSGGGSGGAYGSGGGSRGGSSSEKGGSGSGEAYGSSVTFSFR
- the KRT2 gene encoding keratin, type II cytoskeletal 2 epidermal isoform X1, translated to MSCQISCRSRRGGGGGFRGFSSGSAVVSGGSRRSASSFSCLSRHGGGGGGYGGGGFGSRSLVGLGGTKSISISVAGGGGSFGAGAGFGGRGGGFGGGSGFGGGGFGGSGFGGGGFGRGGFGGGRFGGGGGFGGFGGFGGFGGIGPEEFPGGGIHEVSINQSLLQPLNVKVDPEIQNVKAQEREQIKTLNNKFASFIDKVRFLEQQNQVLQTKWELLQQLDVGTRTTNLEPIFQAYIAKLKTYVDTLSAERTSQDSELNNMQDLVEDFKKKYEDEINKRTAAENDFVTLKKDVDNTYMTKVELQAKTDVLTQEIEFFKFLFDAELSQIRQTITDTNVVLSMDNNRSLDLDSIISEVRAQYEEIARKSKDEAEALYHSKYEELQVTAGKHGDSLKEVKMEISELNRVIQRLQGEIAHVKKQCKSVQEAIADAEQKGEHALKDAQSKLSDLEDALQQAREDLTRLLRDYQELLNVKLALDVEIATYRKLLEGEECRMSGDLSSNVTVSVTSSTISSSASSKGGFGGYGSGGRGSGSGGGYSSRSGSYSSGGRGSSSRGGGGGGYGSGGGSRGGSVSGGGYSSGGGSRGDSSSGGVYSSGGGSRGGSVSGGGYSSGGGSRGGSGSGGGSGGAYGSGGGSRGGSSSEKGGSGSGEAYGSSVTFSFR